One region of Osmia lignaria lignaria isolate PbOS001 chromosome 7, iyOsmLign1, whole genome shotgun sequence genomic DNA includes:
- the mRpS34 gene encoding mitochondrial ribosomal protein S34 — translation MPIKYVGRTTSFNGKPLWEIVANLKNHGVGRMVIRSRFQRYPEPCFMRILKVAALPDTTKHPHEGRKVMALVEKTFRGKKSTKPVQIDSATPKADYVLIPKDEEYRFLNDLQPELKIMPATVEFPPLIKEMLLLEARKQNKTDIPKLPLKYNLTGLKNYRVAKEGETPTIDVTMGLGKPASPHLYANIKYDDSP, via the exons ATGCCGATAAAATATGTTGGCCGCACCACCAGTTTCAACGGAAAACCTTTGTGGGAAATTGTGGCAAATTTAAAGAATCATGGTGTAGGTAGAATGGTGATACGAAGTAGATTTCAGCGGTATCCAGAACCGTGTTTCATGAGGATATTGAAAGTTGCAGCATTACCGGATACCACTAAACATCCACAC GAAGGGCGAAAAGTAATGGCGCTTGTTGAAAAGACGTTCCGAGGTAAAAAAAGCACAAAACCTGTGCAGATAGACAGTGCGACCCCTAAAGCGGATTATGTGTTAATACCTAAAGATGAAGAGTACCGATTTCTCAATGATCTTCAACCGGAACTTAAAATCATGCCAGCCACCGTAGAATTTCCACCGCTAATAAAAGAAATGCTCCTTCTCGAGGCGAGAAAACAGAACAAAACTGATATACCGAAGTTgccattgaaatataatttgacGGGCCTAAAAAATTATAGGGTGGCCAAAGAGGGTGAAACTCCCACGATCGATGTAACTATGGGCCTGGGGAAACCAGCAAGTCCGCATTTATATGCAAATATTAAATACGACGACTCACCTTGA
- the LOC117604646 gene encoding IQ domain-containing protein K codes for MCSRLSPENRKASVCEGPCPESEISRPTDCEYYGECKRTIDIDQEDDQLPSRYLEQRIFHLLLPAIEETLIEASKWNALRVQKCRFNGLDYIAELLWNRNPRRSKIYSPMLNVFEIPPFKEYLLKHPRPYYPKSWLWSEEEAALHMQRYVRGWLVRKREDVQEMRQFWKDIAGKNIFGEPDQSLGTSGEKQDPKLIRCEKYRSMFLKYKTRRLKTLSDSKRQYQ; via the exons ATGTGTTCCAGATTGTCTCCGGAAAATCGTAAAGCTAGTGTTTGCGAAGGGCCCTGTCCTGAGAGTGAAATCTCGAGGCCAACTGATTGCGAATATTACGGAGAATGTAAAAGAACGATAGATATTGATCAAGAAGATGATCAATTACCTTCGCGATATTTGGAGCAAAGAATCTTTCATTTATTGCTACCAGCGATAGAAGAAACTCTTATAGAAGCATCAAAATGGAACGCTCTTCGA GTACAAAAGTGTCGCTTCAATGGTCTCGATTATATCGCGGAGCTTTTGTGGAATCGGAATCCACGTCGTTCGAAGATATATTCGCCTATGCTGAATGTTTTCGAGATACCTCCGTTTAAAGAATACCTGCTTAAACA TCCTAGACCGTATTACCCAAAGTCATGGTTATGGTCTGAAGAGGAAGCAGCGTTGCATATGCAGAGATATGTACGAGGATGGTTGGTAAGGAAACGCGAGGACGTTCAAGAGATGAGGCAATTCTGGAAG GATATCGCTGGGAAAAATATATTTGGTGAACCTGACCAGTCGCTAGGAACATCAG GTGAAAAACAAGATCCAAAATTGATCCGTTGTGAAAAGTATCGTTCGATGTTTCTCAAGTACAAAACGAGGCGATTGAAAACGCTTTCTGATTCGAAAAGACAGTATCAATAA
- the LOC117604645 gene encoding uncharacterized protein LOC117604645: MPECEPRCPVVKRQLRKIALESPWILKERAMAGDRTAAAMFRTVGGKFATGRFDSQFEEDGKRVDGTQTPTSYKSGSRRSKETSGTQWSDATEDAAKQTFMYTTDSKRELELDVEDGVDRIDEEDGVDRADKKDGIDRIDKANGTDRIDGVDRMDETDRASRMDKETLKQEVTDATGLQTDDMDSGDRAAGTDGTDAIDRTTSTGETGKAKKMDKEVLEKEAADEIMEFAMFRDECEPSCPRRISRSKYTFIKR, translated from the exons ATGCCTGAATGTGAACCGCGGTGTCCAGTAGTAAAAAGACAGCTACGGAAGATCG CTCTCGAGTCGCCATGGATCTTGAAGGAAAGAGCTATGGCCGGCGATCGCACGGCAGCTGCTATGTTCCGTACCGTGGGTGGAAAATTTGCAACAGGAAGGTTCGATTCTCAATTTGAGGAGGACGGCAAGCGAGTTGATGGAACGCAAACCCCGACTAGTTATAAATCGGGAAGCAGGAGAAGTAAAGAAACGTCTGGAACGCAGTGGAGCGATGCTACGGAAG ATGCCGCAAAACAGACTTTTATGTACACAACCGATTCCAAGAGGGAGTTGGAACTGGATGTAGAGGATGGCGTTGATCGAATAGATGAAGAGGATGGCGTTGATCGAGCAGATAAAAAGGATGGTATAGATAGAATAGATAAAGCAAATGGTACAGATAGAATTGATGGTGTGGATAGGATGGATGAAACGGATAGAGCGAGTAGAATGGACAAAGAGACGTTGAAACAGGAAGTTACAGACGCGACGGGGTTGCAGACTGATGATATGGATAGTGGAGATAGGGCTGCTGGTACAGATGGTACAGACGCAATAGATAGAACGACTAGCACAGGTGAAACAGGGAAAGCGAAGAAAATGGATAAAGAAGTGTTGGAGAAAGAAGCTGCAGACGAGATAATGGAGTTTGCTATGTTTCGAGACGAATGCGAACCATCCTGTCCTCGGCGTATATCGCGAAGCAAGTATACCTTTATCAAACGTTAA